Proteins encoded together in one Variovorax paradoxus EPS window:
- a CDS encoding Bug family tripartite tricarboxylate transporter substrate binding protein yields MNFNRLCAGVALAAAAGLAAAQGFPTAKPIRLIVGYPPGGGIDFAARTVQVPLQEALKQQLVVDYKPGASGMIAATELTRQPADGYTLLLANTGPFAIAPYLQSKPPYDPIKQFTYIGQISQGSYIAVTRPDHPAKNLKEFVAWAKGQPGKVNFASGGNGTSTHLNGELMNQVTGLDMTHVPYKGSAPAVQDLLGGQTQILIDAGSVLLPQVKGGKLKALAVTGPVRDPQLPDVPTVKELGLAGMESVGFQGLVGPANMPKDVVDRLSNELARALAQPEIKAKFATAGAEVHSLGPAEFAAFVKSDNEKWSRLIRERKLQLD; encoded by the coding sequence ATGAACTTCAACAGACTTTGCGCCGGCGTTGCGCTGGCTGCCGCCGCGGGGCTCGCCGCGGCGCAAGGCTTTCCCACCGCCAAGCCCATCCGCCTGATCGTCGGCTACCCGCCCGGCGGCGGCATCGACTTCGCGGCGCGCACGGTGCAGGTGCCGCTGCAGGAGGCGCTCAAGCAGCAGTTGGTGGTCGACTACAAGCCCGGCGCGAGCGGCATGATCGCGGCGACCGAGCTCACGCGCCAGCCGGCCGACGGCTACACGCTGCTGCTGGCCAACACCGGCCCCTTCGCGATCGCGCCGTACCTGCAGAGCAAGCCGCCGTACGACCCTATCAAGCAGTTCACCTACATCGGCCAGATCAGCCAGGGGAGCTACATCGCGGTGACGCGGCCAGACCACCCCGCGAAGAACCTCAAGGAGTTCGTCGCCTGGGCCAAGGGGCAGCCGGGCAAGGTCAATTTCGCCTCGGGCGGCAACGGCACCTCGACGCATCTGAACGGCGAGCTGATGAACCAGGTGACGGGCCTGGACATGACCCATGTGCCCTACAAGGGCAGCGCGCCCGCGGTGCAGGATCTGCTCGGTGGGCAGACGCAGATCCTCATCGATGCGGGCAGCGTACTGCTGCCGCAGGTGAAGGGCGGCAAGCTCAAGGCGCTGGCGGTGACCGGGCCGGTGCGCGATCCGCAACTGCCCGATGTGCCGACGGTGAAGGAACTTGGCTTGGCGGGCATGGAGTCGGTGGGCTTCCAGGGGCTGGTGGGGCCGGCCAACATGCCCAAGGATGTGGTTGACCGGCTCTCGAACGAGCTGGCGCGTGCGCTCGCGCAGCCCGAGATCAAGGCCAAGTTCGCGACTGCGGGCGCCGAGGTGCATTCGCTCGGGCCGGCCGAGTTCGCGGCCTTCGTCAAGTCGGACAATGAGAAGTGGTCCAGGCTCATCCGCGAGCGCAAGCTGCAACTCGACTGA
- the phnA gene encoding phosphonoacetate hydrolase yields the protein MTSSKSSLPDVSVNGRTYRSPTQPVVVVCVDGCEPDYITQAIQAGVAPFMKKMLAVGSSLVGDCVVPSFTNPNNLSIVTGAPPSVHGICGNYFLDTAQGKEVMMNDPAYLRAETLLAVFSKAGAKVAVVTAKDKLRTLLGHRMEGICFSAEKADQATRANGGIDDVLALVGKPVPSVYSADLSEFVFAAGVKLMETERPDLMYLSTTDYVQHKCAPGTPGANDFYAMMDGYLAQLDALGATIALTADHGMSPKTDAAGNPRIVFLQEVLDERLGAGRGRVILPITDPYVVHHGALGSFATVYLEAGVDVPALIEALRGTDGIEQVLTRDEAAQRFELPPDRIGDLVVVSDHLAVIGTRASEHDLSGLTVPLRSHGGLSEQKVPLLFNRKLQGVDPKRRLRNFDIFDLALNHAIPAAPAAT from the coding sequence ATGACCAGCAGCAAGTCGTCCCTTCCGGATGTCTCGGTGAACGGCCGCACCTACAGGTCGCCCACGCAACCCGTCGTCGTGGTGTGCGTCGATGGCTGCGAGCCCGACTACATCACGCAGGCAATCCAGGCCGGTGTCGCGCCTTTCATGAAGAAGATGCTGGCCGTTGGAAGTTCACTGGTGGGCGACTGCGTGGTGCCCAGCTTCACGAACCCGAACAACCTCTCGATCGTGACCGGCGCACCGCCCTCGGTGCACGGCATCTGCGGCAACTACTTCCTCGACACCGCACAGGGCAAGGAAGTGATGATGAACGACCCGGCTTACCTGCGTGCCGAGACGCTGCTGGCGGTGTTCTCCAAGGCCGGCGCCAAGGTCGCGGTGGTCACCGCCAAGGACAAGCTGCGCACGCTCCTGGGCCACCGCATGGAAGGCATCTGCTTCTCGGCCGAGAAGGCCGACCAGGCAACGCGCGCAAACGGCGGCATCGACGATGTGCTGGCGCTGGTCGGCAAGCCCGTGCCCTCTGTCTACAGCGCGGACTTGAGCGAGTTCGTGTTCGCGGCCGGCGTGAAGCTGATGGAGACCGAGCGGCCCGACCTCATGTACCTCTCGACCACCGACTACGTGCAGCACAAGTGCGCGCCGGGCACGCCCGGCGCCAACGACTTCTACGCCATGATGGACGGCTACCTCGCACAGCTCGATGCGCTGGGCGCGACCATCGCGCTCACCGCCGACCACGGCATGAGCCCGAAGACCGATGCGGCCGGCAATCCGCGCATCGTGTTCCTGCAGGAGGTGCTCGATGAGCGCCTGGGCGCGGGGCGCGGCCGCGTGATCCTGCCGATCACCGATCCGTACGTGGTGCATCACGGCGCGCTCGGCTCCTTTGCGACCGTGTACCTCGAAGCGGGTGTCGATGTGCCCGCGCTGATCGAAGCGCTGCGCGGAACGGATGGCATCGAACAGGTGCTCACGCGCGACGAAGCGGCACAGCGCTTCGAGCTGCCACCCGACCGCATCGGCGACCTCGTGGTGGTGTCCGACCACCTCGCCGTGATCGGCACGCGCGCCTCGGAGCACGACCTGAGCGGCCTCACGGTGCCGCTGCGTTCGCACGGCGGGCTCTCCGAGCAGAAAGTGCCGCTGCTGTTCAACCGGAAGCTGCAGGGCGTCGATCCGAAGCGGCGGCTGCGCAACTTCGACATCTTCGACCTGGCACTGAATCACGCGATCCCTGCAGCACCCGCTGCCACCTGA
- a CDS encoding MaoC family dehydratase yields MTASTDTGAKRALYLEDLSVGDRFQSGEHTLDVAQIKAFALQFDPQPFHTDEEAAKNTFFGGLAASGWHTAALTMKLLVESGVPLADGIIGSGGELQWPKPTRPGDVLHVVSEVVDITPSRSKPGRAMVTMRCQTRNQRGEVVQYFTPKLVVHSRPTAA; encoded by the coding sequence ATGACCGCATCCACTGACACCGGCGCGAAGCGCGCGCTGTACCTCGAAGACCTGTCGGTCGGCGACCGTTTCCAGAGCGGCGAACACACGCTCGATGTGGCGCAGATCAAGGCGTTCGCGCTGCAGTTCGATCCGCAGCCTTTTCATACGGATGAAGAGGCTGCGAAGAACACCTTCTTCGGCGGCCTCGCGGCGAGCGGCTGGCACACGGCCGCACTCACGATGAAGCTGCTGGTGGAGAGCGGCGTGCCGCTGGCCGACGGGATCATCGGCTCGGGCGGCGAGCTGCAGTGGCCCAAGCCGACGCGGCCCGGCGACGTGCTGCATGTGGTGAGCGAGGTGGTCGACATCACGCCCTCGCGCTCCAAGCCCGGCCGCGCGATGGTGACGATGCGCTGCCAGACGCGCAATCAGCGCGGCGAGGTGGTTCAGTACTTCACGCCGAAGCTGGTGGTGCACAGCAGGCCCACAGCGGCCTGA
- a CDS encoding pentapeptide repeat-containing protein, with translation MNTTASVISDQTWSRADLVACLQDRDAPLHFERCNFDEADLSRLDLRGAQFTLCNFAEASFDRALLSETRWAGCRARQADFGLADLTNARFQDCDLNNTQWTRAKLASALFTGVKLTGAHFAEVSALGIVFKDSLLVDAHLRSLSFRKQTLAQLDFSEADLSGCDFREAVFEGGSLRNAHLKLARFEGADLRDADLGGLRLANAAQFKGATISHRQAASLVEELGLRVV, from the coding sequence ATGAACACCACTGCCTCCGTGATTTCCGACCAGACCTGGTCCCGCGCCGACCTCGTCGCCTGCCTGCAAGACCGCGACGCCCCCCTGCATTTCGAACGCTGCAACTTCGACGAAGCAGACCTGTCCCGGCTCGACCTGCGCGGCGCGCAATTCACGCTGTGCAACTTCGCCGAGGCATCGTTCGACCGCGCCCTGCTGTCGGAAACCCGCTGGGCCGGATGCCGGGCACGCCAGGCCGACTTCGGCCTTGCGGACCTGACGAATGCGCGCTTCCAGGACTGCGACCTCAACAACACGCAGTGGACGCGTGCCAAGCTCGCGTCCGCACTTTTCACCGGCGTGAAGCTCACGGGCGCGCACTTCGCCGAAGTGTCCGCGCTGGGCATCGTCTTCAAGGATTCGCTGCTGGTCGATGCGCACCTGCGCAGCCTGTCGTTCCGGAAGCAAACGCTCGCGCAACTCGACTTCTCCGAAGCCGACCTCTCGGGCTGCGATTTCCGCGAGGCCGTGTTCGAAGGCGGGAGCCTGCGCAATGCGCACCTGAAGCTCGCGCGCTTCGAAGGTGCGGACTTGCGCGATGCCGACCTGGGCGGCCTGCGCCTGGCCAACGCCGCGCAGTTCAAGGGCGCGACCATTTCGCACCGGCAGGCCGCGTCGCTGGTCGAGGAGCTCGGCCTGCGCGTGGTCTGA
- the phnY gene encoding phosphonoacetaldehyde dehydrogenase, producing the protein MTTTSTPHRDSAGFRAESLRIGGERVRRERKLDVFNPYTNERVGTVPLASVDDVREAFRVGHAYRSTLSRYERASILQRACALLRARADEGAAIITMESGLCKKDALYEIGRVADVLTFGGTEALRDDGQVFSCDLTAHGKKRKVITLREPLLGVITAITPFNHPMNQVAHKVVPSIATNNRMVLKPSEKVPLSAFYLADILYEAGLPPEMFQVLTGDPREIADELITNAQVDLVTFTGGVAIGKYIAAKAGYRRIVLELGGNDPLIVMEDADLDRASDLAVQGSYKNSGQRCTAVKRMLVHKDVASEFTERVVEKTKRWKYGDPADANNDMGTVIDEAAARRFELLVDEAVALGARLLVGNRREGALYSPTVLDNVRPEMTVVREETFGPVSPIIRFGSIDEAIAISNGTAYGLSSGICTDRMDYATRFANELKVGTVNVWEVPGYRIELTPFGGIKDSGLGYKEGVQEAIKSFTNGKTFTMPWG; encoded by the coding sequence ATGACGACGACTTCGACACCGCATCGCGACAGTGCCGGCTTTCGTGCCGAGTCCCTGCGCATCGGCGGCGAGCGCGTGCGGCGCGAGCGCAAGCTCGATGTGTTCAACCCCTACACCAACGAGCGCGTGGGCACCGTGCCGCTCGCTTCGGTGGACGATGTGCGCGAGGCCTTCCGCGTCGGCCATGCGTATCGCTCGACGCTGTCGCGCTACGAGCGCGCGAGCATCCTGCAGCGGGCCTGTGCGCTGCTGCGCGCACGCGCCGACGAAGGGGCCGCGATCATCACGATGGAATCGGGCCTGTGCAAGAAGGATGCGCTGTATGAGATCGGCCGCGTCGCCGACGTGCTGACCTTCGGCGGGACCGAGGCGCTGCGCGACGACGGGCAGGTGTTCTCTTGCGACCTCACCGCGCACGGCAAGAAGCGCAAGGTCATCACGCTGCGTGAGCCGTTGCTGGGCGTGATCACCGCGATCACGCCGTTCAACCATCCGATGAACCAGGTCGCGCACAAAGTGGTGCCGAGCATCGCGACCAACAACCGCATGGTGCTCAAGCCGTCGGAGAAGGTGCCGCTCTCGGCCTTCTACCTGGCAGACATCCTCTATGAGGCAGGCTTGCCGCCCGAGATGTTCCAGGTGCTGACGGGAGACCCGCGCGAGATCGCCGACGAGCTCATCACGAATGCACAGGTGGACCTCGTCACCTTCACCGGCGGCGTGGCCATCGGCAAGTACATCGCGGCGAAGGCCGGCTACCGGCGCATCGTGCTGGAACTGGGCGGCAACGACCCGCTGATCGTGATGGAAGACGCGGACCTCGACCGCGCCTCCGACCTCGCGGTGCAGGGCTCGTACAAGAACTCGGGCCAGCGCTGCACGGCAGTCAAGCGGATGCTGGTGCACAAGGATGTGGCGAGCGAGTTCACCGAGCGCGTGGTCGAGAAGACGAAGCGCTGGAAATACGGCGACCCCGCGGACGCGAACAACGACATGGGCACGGTGATCGACGAGGCCGCAGCCCGCCGCTTCGAATTGCTGGTGGACGAGGCGGTGGCATTGGGTGCGCGGCTGCTCGTGGGCAACCGGCGCGAGGGCGCGCTCTATTCGCCGACCGTGCTGGACAACGTGCGGCCCGAGATGACGGTGGTGCGCGAGGAGACCTTCGGCCCCGTCTCGCCGATCATCCGCTTCGGCAGCATCGACGAGGCGATCGCCATCTCGAACGGCACGGCCTACGGCCTGTCGTCGGGCATCTGCACCGACCGCATGGACTACGCGACCCGCTTCGCCAACGAGCTGAAGGTGGGTACGGTGAACGTGTGGGAGGTGCCGGGCTACCGCATCGAGCTCACGCCCTTCGGCGGCATCAAGGACTCGGGGCTGGGCTACAAGGAGGGGGTGCAGGAGGCGATCAAGTCGTTCACCAACGGCAAGACCTTCACGATGCCCTGGGGCTGA
- the psrA gene encoding iron-containing alcohol dehydrogenase PsrA yields MSANYHNPVQSVYGAGALSSLPKLLDGRRAALVTFPEARAIGLLGRLESVLQGALACTIDQTRPNPDVAELASLYEWFWREHADVEVLIAVGGGSAIDTAKALMVANDAASFADLVAGLAGERPFVPTRSKMLIAVPTTAGTGSEVTPWATVWDRERQKKYSLHLPETWPRYAVVDPELMLSLPAAVTLQSGLDALSHALEAIWNVNANPLSDTFAVSAVRDTLEVLPQLMAQLDNVELRGRMALAALKAGMAFSNTKTALAHSISYEMTLRYGLPHGIACSFLLPMVLERAIGRRADRDAVLREALGMPLAEAPQQLAAFIESLGVKTRFADYGVGDDEAREMLLHAQGGARGKNFIGNDLAENQA; encoded by the coding sequence ATGAGCGCCAACTACCACAACCCCGTACAGAGCGTGTACGGGGCAGGGGCCCTGTCGTCCCTGCCGAAACTGCTCGACGGCCGCCGCGCCGCGCTGGTGACCTTTCCGGAGGCCCGCGCCATCGGCCTGCTGGGCCGGCTGGAGTCTGTGCTGCAGGGCGCACTGGCCTGCACCATCGATCAGACGCGGCCCAACCCCGATGTCGCTGAACTGGCGAGCCTTTACGAGTGGTTCTGGCGCGAGCATGCGGATGTGGAAGTGCTCATCGCGGTCGGCGGCGGCAGCGCCATCGATACGGCGAAGGCGCTCATGGTCGCGAACGATGCGGCGAGCTTTGCCGATCTGGTGGCGGGCCTTGCCGGCGAGCGGCCATTCGTGCCCACGCGCAGCAAGATGCTGATCGCCGTGCCTACCACCGCAGGCACCGGCAGCGAGGTCACGCCCTGGGCCACGGTGTGGGACCGCGAACGGCAGAAGAAGTATTCGCTGCACCTGCCCGAGACCTGGCCGCGCTACGCGGTGGTCGACCCGGAGCTGATGCTGTCTCTGCCCGCGGCCGTCACACTGCAGAGCGGGCTCGATGCGCTGTCGCATGCACTGGAGGCGATCTGGAACGTGAATGCGAATCCGCTGTCCGACACCTTTGCGGTCTCGGCCGTGCGCGACACGCTCGAGGTGCTGCCCCAGTTGATGGCCCAGCTCGACAACGTCGAACTGCGGGGGCGCATGGCGCTCGCGGCACTGAAGGCCGGCATGGCGTTCTCCAACACCAAGACGGCACTCGCGCATTCCATCTCCTACGAGATGACGCTGCGCTACGGCCTGCCGCACGGCATCGCCTGTTCGTTCCTGCTGCCGATGGTGCTGGAGCGCGCGATCGGCCGGCGCGCCGACCGCGATGCGGTGCTGCGCGAAGCCCTTGGCATGCCGCTAGCGGAGGCGCCGCAACAGCTGGCGGCCTTCATCGAATCGCTGGGCGTGAAGACGCGCTTCGCCGATTACGGCGTGGGCGACGACGAAGCCCGCGAGATGCTGCTGCACGCCCAGGGCGGCGCGCGCGGAAAGAACTTCATCGGCAACGACCTTGCGGAGAACCAGGCATGA
- a CDS encoding Bug family tripartite tricarboxylate transporter substrate binding protein: MTDMHFKFKPSWLLLAAAALCAAGAQAQAPSIPKTIRLIVAYPAGGVSDVVARALGDRLAAQMGTTVVVDNRAGASGAIGMDAVAKAAPDGATLGFSAISPLVLSPHLGKLPFDPLKDIAPVASVMYSPVLLIATPASKAKDFRGLIADAKAQPGAVRWATSGPASLGHIVLEQVRAATGVDITHVPYKGGGQQLNDALGGQFEILSTNASPTLTSHIQSGKLRPLAVGAPARLDSLPQVPTLGELGYNAANINSLFGVFAPAATPPALVAKYNAEINKALASPELRAKLTATDNVPTGGAAAAFAKEIASEFESNGRIVKAANIKAD, translated from the coding sequence ATGACAGACATGCATTTCAAGTTCAAGCCGTCGTGGCTCCTTCTCGCTGCGGCCGCGCTCTGCGCTGCCGGCGCGCAGGCACAGGCCCCATCCATCCCCAAGACCATCCGCCTCATCGTGGCGTACCCCGCAGGCGGCGTGAGCGACGTGGTCGCACGCGCGCTCGGCGACAGGCTCGCCGCGCAGATGGGCACCACGGTGGTCGTCGACAACCGCGCCGGCGCGAGCGGCGCCATCGGCATGGACGCGGTCGCCAAGGCCGCGCCCGATGGCGCGACGCTCGGCTTCTCGGCCATCAGTCCGCTGGTGCTGAGCCCGCACCTGGGCAAGTTGCCTTTCGATCCGCTGAAGGACATCGCGCCGGTCGCGAGCGTGATGTATTCGCCGGTGCTGCTGATTGCCACGCCGGCCAGCAAGGCGAAGGATTTCCGCGGGCTCATCGCCGATGCCAAGGCGCAGCCCGGCGCGGTGCGCTGGGCCACCTCGGGGCCGGCGTCGCTCGGGCACATCGTGCTGGAGCAGGTGAGGGCGGCGACCGGTGTGGACATCACGCATGTGCCCTACAAGGGCGGCGGCCAGCAGCTCAACGATGCGCTGGGCGGGCAGTTCGAGATCCTCTCGACCAACGCGAGCCCGACGCTCACCTCGCACATCCAGTCGGGCAAGCTGCGGCCGCTGGCCGTGGGCGCTCCGGCCCGGCTCGACAGCCTGCCGCAGGTGCCCACGCTGGGCGAGCTGGGCTACAACGCGGCGAACATCAACTCGCTGTTCGGCGTGTTCGCGCCGGCAGCCACGCCGCCCGCACTGGTCGCGAAATACAACGCCGAGATCAACAAGGCGCTGGCCAGCCCCGAGCTGCGCGCCAAGCTCACGGCCACCGACAACGTGCCGACCGGCGGCGCGGCCGCGGCCTTCGCCAAGGAGATCGCTTCGGAGTTCGAGAGCAACGGGCGCATCGTGAAGGCCGCGAACATCAAGGCGGATTGA
- a CDS encoding TetR/AcrR family transcriptional regulator encodes MNDATATPAALAAGSTRDQILGVARGLIETRSYLGFSFQDVANAVGIRKASLYHHFPTKEALGIAVIRQAAQYFKDWDAAREREPQDALDSYFRMYRNTLKAGSGMCPAGSLAPGWDCINEELRQAVQELRHTQVLWLTGVLGALAPAGARKKGAPSVAAQASYVFSVCQGALLASRMTGRVEDFDEAIAQLRSSLPG; translated from the coding sequence ATGAACGACGCCACCGCCACCCCCGCCGCGCTTGCCGCCGGCAGCACCCGGGACCAGATCCTCGGCGTGGCGCGCGGCCTGATCGAAACCCGCTCGTACCTGGGCTTCAGCTTCCAGGACGTGGCCAACGCGGTCGGCATTCGCAAGGCGAGCCTGTACCACCACTTCCCGACCAAGGAAGCGCTGGGCATCGCGGTGATCCGGCAGGCCGCGCAGTACTTCAAGGACTGGGATGCGGCCCGCGAGCGCGAACCCCAGGACGCGCTCGACTCCTACTTCCGCATGTACCGCAACACGCTGAAGGCCGGCTCGGGCATGTGCCCCGCCGGCTCGCTGGCCCCGGGGTGGGATTGCATCAACGAAGAACTGCGCCAGGCGGTGCAGGAGCTGCGCCACACGCAGGTGCTGTGGCTCACCGGCGTGCTGGGCGCGCTGGCACCGGCAGGGGCGCGGAAGAAGGGTGCTCCCTCGGTTGCTGCGCAGGCCAGTTATGTGTTCTCGGTGTGCCAGGGCGCGCTGCTCGCATCGCGCATGACGGGGCGCGTCGAAGACTTCGACGAAGCCATCGCGCAGCTCAGGAGTTCATTGCCCGGCTGA
- a CDS encoding DUF72 domain-containing protein, which produces MTQIIPGMPRIGCAGWSLPRDLWPAFPAEGSHLERYAQRFDAVEIDTSFYRPHRRETYERWAGSTPDGFRFAVKLPKTVTHEQRLAGAMPAFDEFLSQVAGLGDRLGCLVVQLPPSLAFDAAVVQRFLTDVRRRHTGPVALEPRHRGWFVPVAESLLSRFEVGRVLADPVLFDEAAAPGGWPGLVYLRLHGSPRRYWSAYDDALLERLASRLRLAREEGAVCWCILDNTAGGEAVGNAMTLARLLQNR; this is translated from the coding sequence ATGACGCAGATCATTCCCGGAATGCCGCGCATCGGGTGCGCGGGTTGGAGCCTGCCGCGCGACCTGTGGCCGGCGTTTCCCGCCGAGGGCTCACACCTCGAGCGCTACGCGCAGCGCTTCGATGCGGTGGAGATCGATACCTCGTTCTATCGGCCGCATCGGCGCGAAACCTACGAGCGCTGGGCCGGCAGCACGCCCGACGGATTTCGCTTCGCGGTCAAGCTGCCGAAGACCGTCACGCATGAGCAGCGGCTGGCCGGCGCGATGCCGGCCTTCGATGAATTTCTTTCGCAGGTCGCGGGGCTGGGCGACAGGCTCGGGTGTCTGGTCGTGCAACTGCCGCCGAGCCTCGCGTTCGATGCTGCCGTCGTTCAACGGTTTCTCACCGATGTTCGGCGGAGGCACACCGGTCCCGTGGCACTGGAGCCGAGGCATCGCGGCTGGTTCGTGCCGGTGGCCGAGTCGCTGCTGTCGCGCTTCGAGGTCGGTCGCGTGCTGGCCGATCCGGTGCTGTTCGACGAAGCGGCGGCGCCCGGCGGATGGCCGGGGCTCGTCTACCTGCGGCTGCACGGGTCGCCGCGCCGTTACTGGTCGGCCTACGACGATGCGCTGCTGGAGCGGCTCGCATCGCGTCTGCGGCTCGCGCGCGAGGAGGGCGCCGTGTGCTGGTGCATCCTGGACAACACAGCGGGTGGCGAGGCCGTCGGCAACGCGATGACCTTGGCGCGGCTGCTACAAAATCGCTGA
- a CDS encoding ferritin-like domain-containing protein yields MHPRLSALAALRLSDPEQKVAATRATAALAATDSIATGPIRTEGDDLGVPGRPEKPVRVSATAVQKRSPFTPEGRASLIHSICHIEFNAINLALDAVWRYDGMPEAYYRDWLRVADEEALHFTLLHAHLQDMGWRYGDFPGHDGLWNMCEKTKDDVLARMALVPRTLEARGLDATPLIQAKLRRVNTPDALRAVEILDVILRDEVGHVAIGNHWYRWLCERTGLDAEANYPALVARYDAPRIRPPFNLEARQRAGFTAEELRMLAAGSDTST; encoded by the coding sequence ATGCACCCCCGATTGAGCGCGCTGGCCGCGCTGCGCCTCTCCGATCCTGAACAAAAGGTGGCTGCAACACGCGCCACCGCAGCGCTGGCCGCTACCGATTCCATAGCAACCGGCCCGATCCGCACCGAAGGCGACGACCTGGGCGTGCCGGGCCGCCCCGAGAAGCCCGTGCGCGTGTCCGCCACCGCGGTGCAGAAACGCTCGCCCTTCACGCCCGAAGGCCGCGCCTCGCTGATCCATTCGATCTGCCACATCGAGTTCAACGCGATCAACCTCGCGCTCGATGCGGTCTGGCGCTACGACGGCATGCCCGAGGCCTACTACCGCGACTGGCTGCGCGTGGCCGACGAGGAGGCGCTGCACTTCACGCTGCTTCATGCGCACCTGCAGGACATGGGCTGGCGCTACGGCGACTTCCCCGGCCACGACGGCCTGTGGAACATGTGCGAGAAAACCAAGGACGACGTGCTCGCCCGCATGGCGCTGGTGCCCCGCACGCTGGAGGCGCGCGGGCTCGACGCCACGCCCTTGATCCAGGCGAAGCTGCGGCGCGTCAACACGCCCGATGCGCTGCGCGCGGTGGAGATCCTGGACGTCATCCTGCGCGACGAGGTGGGCCATGTCGCCATCGGCAATCACTGGTACCGCTGGCTCTGCGAGCGCACGGGGCTCGATGCCGAAGCGAACTACCCGGCACTCGTGGCGCGATACGACGCGCCGCGCATCAGGCCACCATTCAATCTCGAAGCCCGTCAACGCGCCGGCTTCACCGCCGAAGAACTGCGCATGCTGGCAGCCGGCTCCGACACATCGACATGA
- a CDS encoding thiolase family protein, protein MKAVISAYARSPFHFAKKGALAEVRPDTLAAGVVKGLLQRTDLDPALLEDIILGCAYPEASQGNNVARIVGLLAGLPHEVGGMTVNRFCGSSMQAVHIAAAQIEAGMGEAFLCVGVESMTMVPQGGFNFSPSPELLANTDAYISMGETAENVAQRWNVSRADQEAFAVDSHRKAAAARAEGRLAGEIVPVRLASGDVVDADGCIRPSTSAEALANLKPAFRPDGVVTAGTSSPLTDGAAVVLVTSDAFAAKHGLQMLARIKSFATVGVDPAIMGIGPIPATRKALARAGLSAADLDVIEINEAFSSQALACIRDLGLDPSKINLDGGGLSIGHPLGATGARITGKAASLLVREKGRYALATQCIGGGQGIATILERV, encoded by the coding sequence ATGAAAGCCGTCATTTCCGCCTACGCCCGCTCGCCGTTCCACTTCGCAAAGAAGGGCGCCCTCGCCGAGGTGCGCCCCGACACCCTGGCCGCCGGCGTGGTGAAGGGCCTGCTGCAGCGCACCGACCTCGACCCCGCGCTGCTCGAAGACATCATCCTGGGCTGCGCGTACCCCGAAGCCTCGCAGGGCAACAACGTCGCGCGCATCGTCGGCCTCCTGGCCGGGTTGCCGCACGAGGTGGGCGGCATGACGGTGAACCGCTTCTGCGGCTCGTCGATGCAGGCCGTGCACATCGCCGCGGCGCAGATCGAGGCGGGCATGGGCGAGGCGTTCCTCTGCGTGGGCGTCGAGTCGATGACGATGGTGCCGCAGGGTGGCTTCAACTTCTCGCCCAGCCCCGAGTTGCTGGCCAATACCGACGCGTACATCTCGATGGGCGAGACGGCCGAGAACGTCGCGCAGCGCTGGAACGTGAGCCGCGCCGACCAGGAAGCGTTCGCGGTCGATTCGCACCGCAAAGCGGCCGCCGCGCGCGCGGAAGGCCGGCTTGCAGGCGAGATCGTGCCCGTGCGCCTGGCTTCGGGCGACGTGGTCGATGCGGACGGCTGCATCCGCCCGAGCACCTCGGCCGAAGCGCTGGCGAACCTCAAGCCCGCCTTCCGCCCCGACGGCGTGGTGACGGCGGGCACCTCGTCGCCGCTCACCGACGGCGCGGCCGTCGTGCTCGTGACCAGCGATGCCTTCGCCGCGAAGCACGGCCTGCAGATGCTCGCGCGCATCAAGTCGTTCGCAACCGTGGGCGTGGACCCGGCCATCATGGGTATCGGTCCGATCCCCGCGACGCGCAAGGCGCTCGCACGCGCCGGCCTGAGCGCGGCGGACCTCGACGTGATCGAGATCAATGAAGCCTTCTCGTCGCAGGCGCTCGCGTGCATCCGCGACCTGGGCCTCGACCCGTCGAAGATCAACCTCGACGGCGGCGGTCTTTCGATCGGCCATCCGCTGGGCGCGACCGGCGCGCGCATCACGGGCAAGGCGGCGTCGCTGCTGGTGCGCGAGAAGGGCCGTTATGCGCTGGCCACGCAGTGCATCGGCGGCGGGCAGGGCATCGCGACCATCCTGGAGCGCGTCTGA